The following are encoded in a window of Sphaerisporangium siamense genomic DNA:
- a CDS encoding ABC transporter substrate-binding protein, giving the protein MLVAAATVACSPPAKEAGSGSAGGSGALSLGVVGGTKDMLYPYAPQQTISEEVLWQNTLDQLTTYGQDGSVKYALAESMTPNKALDVWTVKLRPNVKLHSGKVFGADDVIFSVKSLLTEEGYPFAANLDFVDPDGQKKIDDLTVEFHLKRPFGPFAAAWAYSSFKMIGAGSTKDKVDGTGPFTVKNFSPGAQAVLERYDGYWGTKPGFGTLNVHFFQDQTAITNALRGGQIDVAPSVPFSDAKTLEAGGVKVLKSDSMNVLSLDMRTDVAPFKDNRVREAMKLIVDREQIASNAFGGFAKPANDYNGVSASCPAPDVSQRSQDIARAKELLAEAGQSDLKVELVTDGAFPGMMELAQLFAQQAAEAGVTVTVRKMDVATLLNKWLEWPFIINITSSPMINAITDHLLPKGGNNAAHFDDPEFNKIAADLFASSDTGRQCSDIQKLQKIQWERGGSIIAVTSQDLTPYTSKVRGLQPDLLGRSAYLYGGVSVG; this is encoded by the coding sequence ATGCTCGTCGCAGCCGCAACGGTCGCCTGCTCGCCACCGGCCAAGGAGGCCGGGTCGGGTTCGGCCGGCGGCTCCGGGGCGCTCAGCCTCGGGGTGGTCGGGGGCACGAAGGACATGCTCTATCCGTACGCGCCGCAGCAGACGATCTCCGAGGAGGTGCTCTGGCAGAACACCCTGGACCAGCTGACCACGTACGGCCAGGACGGCTCGGTCAAGTACGCCCTGGCCGAGTCGATGACGCCCAACAAGGCGCTGGACGTGTGGACCGTCAAGCTGCGGCCCAATGTGAAGCTGCACAGCGGCAAGGTCTTCGGCGCCGACGACGTCATCTTCAGCGTCAAGTCGCTGCTCACCGAGGAGGGCTATCCCTTCGCCGCGAACCTCGACTTCGTCGACCCGGACGGGCAGAAGAAGATCGACGACCTGACCGTCGAGTTCCATCTGAAGCGCCCGTTCGGCCCGTTCGCCGCGGCGTGGGCCTACAGCTCCTTCAAGATGATCGGCGCGGGTTCCACCAAGGACAAGGTGGACGGCACCGGGCCGTTCACCGTGAAGAACTTCTCCCCGGGGGCGCAGGCCGTTCTGGAACGGTACGACGGCTACTGGGGCACCAAGCCCGGGTTCGGCACGCTCAACGTGCACTTCTTCCAGGACCAGACGGCGATCACCAACGCGCTGCGGGGCGGGCAGATCGACGTCGCGCCGTCCGTCCCCTTCTCCGACGCGAAGACGCTTGAGGCCGGCGGGGTCAAGGTGCTGAAGAGCGACAGCATGAACGTGCTGTCGCTGGACATGCGCACCGACGTCGCGCCGTTCAAGGACAACCGGGTCCGCGAGGCGATGAAGCTGATCGTCGACCGGGAGCAGATCGCCAGCAACGCGTTCGGCGGGTTCGCCAAGCCGGCCAACGACTACAACGGCGTGAGCGCCTCCTGTCCCGCTCCGGACGTGTCCCAGCGCTCGCAGGACATCGCCCGGGCCAAGGAACTGCTGGCCGAGGCGGGGCAGAGCGACCTCAAGGTCGAGCTGGTGACCGACGGGGCGTTCCCCGGGATGATGGAGCTGGCCCAGTTGTTCGCCCAGCAGGCCGCCGAGGCCGGGGTCACCGTCACGGTGCGGAAGATGGACGTCGCGACGCTGCTGAACAAGTGGCTGGAGTGGCCGTTCATCATCAACATCACCAGCTCGCCGATGATCAACGCCATCACCGACCACCTGCTGCCCAAGGGCGGGAACAACGCGGCGCACTTCGACGACCCGGAGTTCAACAAGATCGCCGCCGACCTGTTCGCGAGCAGTGACACGGGCCGGCAGTGCAGCGACATCCAGAAGTTGCAGAAGATCCAGTGGGAGCGCGGTGGCAGCATCATCGCGGTCACCTCGCAGGACCTGACCCCCTACACCTCCAAGGTGCGCGGTCTGCAGCCCGACCTGCTCGGCCGTTCGGCCTACCTCTACGGCGGCGTCTCGGTCGGGTGA
- a CDS encoding ABC transporter permease, with product MLGRVGWIVVQAVVMLFVVSTLVFFATQAMPGDVAKVMLGMSATPERVEALRHQLGLDRSLLSQYWDWLSGVLGGDLGTSLASGRPVSQMLGERLANSATLSLFAIVLILPLSLLIGILAAQFKDSVFDRTFLWSSMVANALADFVVGTLLVALFGTTVFHWFPPVSLIPAGDMPWWHPQALTLPVATLVIGGVMYLSRLIRVSFIDVLNSEYVEMARLKGLGPTRILLTHALPNALAPAVPAASLVAAFTVGGVVVVEYLFGYPGIGALLIDSISNRDLPVIQAVVLVIAAVYYFFNLLADLLHTGRSGERR from the coding sequence GTGCTAGGCCGGGTCGGGTGGATCGTCGTCCAGGCCGTCGTGATGCTGTTCGTGGTGTCGACCCTGGTCTTCTTCGCCACCCAGGCCATGCCCGGCGACGTCGCCAAGGTCATGCTCGGCATGTCCGCGACGCCGGAGCGGGTCGAGGCCCTCCGGCACCAGCTCGGTCTGGACCGTTCGCTTCTGAGCCAGTACTGGGACTGGCTGAGCGGCGTACTCGGCGGAGACCTGGGCACCTCGCTGGCGAGCGGCCGGCCGGTCTCCCAGATGCTCGGCGAGCGGCTGGCGAACTCCGCCACGCTGAGCCTGTTCGCGATCGTGCTGATCCTGCCCCTGTCGCTGCTGATCGGCATCCTCGCCGCGCAGTTCAAGGACAGCGTCTTCGACCGCACATTCCTCTGGTCGTCGATGGTGGCCAACGCGCTCGCCGACTTCGTCGTCGGAACCCTGCTGGTCGCGCTGTTCGGCACCACCGTCTTCCACTGGTTCCCGCCGGTGTCGCTGATCCCGGCGGGGGACATGCCGTGGTGGCACCCGCAGGCTCTGACGCTGCCGGTCGCCACCTTGGTGATCGGCGGCGTGATGTACCTGTCCCGGCTGATCCGCGTCTCCTTCATCGACGTGCTCAACAGCGAGTACGTCGAGATGGCACGGCTCAAGGGACTCGGCCCGACCCGGATCCTGCTCACCCACGCGCTCCCGAACGCGCTCGCCCCGGCCGTGCCCGCGGCGAGCCTCGTGGCGGCCTTCACCGTCGGCGGCGTGGTGGTGGTCGAGTACCTGTTCGGCTATCCGGGCATCGGGGCGTTGCTGATCGACTCGATCAGCAACCGGGACCTGCCGGTCATCCAGGCCGTCGTGCTGGTGATCGCCGCCGTGTACTACTTCTTCAACCTACTGGCCGACCTGCTGCACACCGGCAGGAGCGGAGAGCGGAGGTGA
- a CDS encoding AraC-like ligand-binding domain-containing protein: protein MTSDNDLAVSVASSFDEWQNLVSRSFVSLGVTRDGSRRFRGGIRRRVLTDVSLCEITASSHTVRRTSTMISRDAAAFFKLSLQLAGTGLLIQDGREAVLTPGDLAVYDTSRPYTLTHDDDFRSLIVMFPRTLVDLPVDAVGRLTAVRMPGDTGLGRVISPFLVQLAQNLEQFSGASGLRLAHNALDLVTTMFADELGTAHQAGNANQTHVDRIRDYIDANLGDPDLCPAKVAAAHFISTRHLHNLFRAEGSTVAAWIRSRRLERCRRDLLDPLHCHQSVAALAARWGFLDAAHFSRIFKAAFGCSPSSYRQRRAA from the coding sequence GTGACATCTGACAATGACCTCGCTGTCTCCGTCGCGTCGTCCTTCGACGAGTGGCAGAACCTCGTCTCGCGATCGTTCGTCTCGCTCGGGGTGACCAGAGACGGTTCGCGGCGGTTCCGCGGCGGCATCCGCCGCCGGGTGCTCACCGACGTGTCCCTGTGCGAGATCACCGCGTCCAGCCACACCGTCCGCCGCACCTCGACCATGATCAGCCGGGACGCCGCCGCGTTCTTCAAGCTGAGCCTGCAACTGGCCGGCACGGGGCTGCTGATCCAGGACGGACGGGAGGCGGTGCTCACCCCCGGTGACCTGGCGGTCTACGACACGAGCCGACCGTACACCCTCACACACGACGACGACTTCCGCTCGCTCATCGTGATGTTCCCGCGCACGCTGGTCGATCTGCCCGTCGACGCCGTGGGGCGCCTGACCGCCGTCCGGATGCCGGGCGACACCGGCCTCGGCCGGGTGATCAGCCCCTTCCTCGTCCAGCTGGCCCAGAACCTGGAGCAGTTCTCCGGCGCGAGCGGGCTGCGCCTGGCGCACAACGCCCTGGACCTGGTGACGACGATGTTCGCCGACGAACTCGGCACCGCGCACCAGGCGGGGAACGCGAACCAGACGCACGTCGACCGGATCCGCGACTACATCGACGCCAACCTCGGCGACCCGGACCTCTGCCCGGCCAAGGTGGCGGCGGCCCACTTCATCTCGACCCGGCACCTGCACAATCTGTTCCGGGCCGAAGGGTCGACGGTCGCCGCGTGGATCCGGTCGCGGCGGCTCGAACGCTGCCGCCGCGACCTTCTCGATCCGCTGCACTGCCACCAGTCCGTCGCGGCGCTGGCGGCGCGATGGGGTTTCCTGGACGCGGCGCACTTCAGCCGCATCTTCAAGGCGGCCTTCGGCTGCTCGCCGAGCTCCTACCGGCAGCGCCGCGCGGCCTGA
- a CDS encoding dipeptide ABC transporter ATP-binding protein — MSAIEVRGLTIALRDGSPIVKNATFDLEPGQVLGVVGESGSGKSTMSLAMLGYARHGARITAGQVLVDGTDVLSLGPRALRRFRGNVVAYVPQDPATALNPALRIGVQLAEGLDGDAKEVDARIREVLAAVGLPSDDAFLQRRPRELSGGQQQRVALAMAVAPRPRLTVLDEPTTGLDVTTQARVLSLVARLCADNQMAAIYVSHDLAVIGEVADRVAVMYGGMIVEEGPTREVVARPAHPYTRALLAAVPSARERMRLTSIPGRAPGVQDTYSGCVFAPRCAFAVDECTTRVPSPVDLTPGHSARCIRAEEMPERPRQSAAAPASAVRDAAPGETPLLRVRDLTAGYRDRQVLFDVSFDVVQGECLAVVGESGSGKTTMSRSLIGLQERWGGSVELGGAPLAPTAGGRDQDQRRSMQYIFQNPYGSLNPRGTVGDSVAEPLRHFFGLGAKAARQRVAELLERVELPAHLAFRYPAELSGGQRQRVAIARALACEPTVLICDEVTSALDVSVQAAIVELLRSLLHDGLGMVFVTHNLAVVRSLADSVIVLSGGHVVEHGGTDAVLTEPRHGYTQALLADTLEVSAAAG; from the coding sequence ATGAGTGCGATCGAGGTTCGCGGCCTGACCATCGCGTTGCGCGACGGAAGCCCCATCGTCAAGAACGCCACGTTCGACCTGGAACCGGGTCAGGTGCTCGGCGTCGTCGGAGAGTCGGGCTCGGGCAAGAGCACCATGTCCCTGGCCATGCTGGGCTACGCCCGGCACGGGGCACGGATCACCGCCGGTCAGGTGCTGGTCGACGGCACCGACGTGCTCTCGCTCGGGCCCCGTGCGCTGCGCCGGTTCCGCGGCAACGTGGTGGCCTACGTCCCGCAGGACCCGGCGACGGCGCTGAACCCGGCGCTGCGCATCGGCGTCCAGTTGGCGGAAGGGCTCGACGGGGACGCCAAGGAGGTCGACGCGCGGATCCGCGAGGTGCTCGCCGCGGTCGGGCTGCCGTCGGACGACGCGTTCCTGCAGCGCCGCCCCCGGGAGCTGTCCGGTGGTCAGCAGCAGCGGGTGGCGCTGGCCATGGCGGTCGCGCCGCGTCCCCGGCTCACCGTGCTGGACGAGCCGACGACGGGCCTGGACGTCACCACGCAGGCGCGGGTGCTCTCCCTGGTGGCCCGGCTGTGCGCGGACAACCAGATGGCGGCCATCTACGTCTCCCACGACCTCGCCGTGATCGGGGAGGTCGCCGACCGGGTCGCCGTGATGTACGGCGGCATGATCGTGGAAGAGGGCCCCACCAGGGAGGTCGTGGCCAGGCCGGCGCACCCGTACACCCGGGCGCTGCTCGCCGCCGTGCCGTCGGCCCGGGAGCGGATGCGGCTCACGTCGATCCCCGGCCGCGCTCCGGGAGTGCAGGACACCTACTCCGGCTGCGTCTTCGCCCCGCGCTGCGCTTTCGCGGTGGACGAGTGCACCACGCGGGTGCCGTCGCCGGTCGACCTGACGCCGGGCCACTCGGCGCGTTGCATCCGCGCCGAGGAGATGCCCGAGCGTCCGCGTCAGAGCGCCGCCGCACCCGCCTCCGCGGTGCGGGACGCCGCGCCGGGCGAGACCCCGCTCCTTCGCGTGCGGGACCTGACCGCCGGCTACCGCGACCGTCAGGTGCTCTTCGACGTCTCGTTCGACGTGGTCCAGGGGGAATGCCTGGCGGTCGTCGGCGAGTCCGGCAGCGGCAAGACGACCATGTCGCGCAGCCTGATCGGGCTGCAGGAACGCTGGGGCGGCTCGGTCGAACTCGGCGGGGCGCCCCTCGCGCCGACCGCCGGCGGGCGGGACCAGGACCAGCGCCGGTCCATGCAGTACATCTTCCAGAACCCGTACGGCTCGCTCAACCCGCGGGGCACGGTCGGCGACAGCGTGGCCGAGCCGCTGCGGCACTTCTTCGGGCTCGGCGCCAAGGCCGCGCGACAGCGAGTGGCTGAGCTGCTGGAACGGGTGGAGCTCCCGGCCCACCTGGCCTTCCGGTACCCCGCGGAGCTGTCCGGCGGGCAACGCCAGCGGGTCGCCATCGCCCGGGCCCTCGCCTGTGAGCCGACCGTGTTGATCTGCGACGAGGTCACCTCGGCGCTGGACGTGTCCGTGCAGGCGGCCATCGTCGAGTTGCTGCGAAGCCTGCTGCACGACGGGCTCGGCATGGTGTTCGTCACCCACAACCTCGCCGTGGTCCGCAGCCTCGCCGACAGCGTCATCGTGCTGAGCGGCGGGCACGTCGTCGAGCACGGCGGCACCGACGCGGTGCTCACCGAACCGCGGCACGGCTACACCCAGGCCCTGCTCGCGGACACCCTGGAGGTGTCCGCGGCCGCCGGTTGA
- a CDS encoding MerR family transcriptional regulator has protein sequence MDGSALSAAGDEVPSSGHSGKDHLHIGQVAARTELSLRTIRHYDDVGLVRPSARSQGGFRLYTEADVARLMVIRRMKPLGFTLDEMGELLSITDLLDAGDTAGLKAAERERLLLRLGRFEQATRERCETLRTQLSRAEEFAADLRRRAGQLTTDTP, from the coding sequence ATGGACGGTTCAGCGCTTTCCGCCGCCGGTGACGAGGTTCCGTCTTCGGGGCACAGTGGTAAAGATCACCTGCACATCGGGCAGGTGGCGGCGCGGACCGAGCTGTCGCTGCGCACCATCCGGCACTACGACGACGTAGGCCTCGTGCGGCCCTCGGCGCGCAGCCAGGGCGGCTTCCGGCTCTACACCGAGGCCGACGTGGCGCGGCTGATGGTGATCCGCCGGATGAAGCCGCTGGGCTTCACACTGGATGAGATGGGCGAGTTGCTGTCCATCACCGACCTGCTCGACGCGGGCGACACGGCGGGCCTGAAGGCGGCGGAGCGTGAGCGGTTGCTGCTGCGGCTGGGCCGGTTCGAGCAGGCCACCCGTGAGCGTTGCGAGACGTTGCGCACCCAGCTGAGCCGAGCCGAGGAGTTCGCCGCCGACCTGCGACGGCGCGCCGGCCAACTCACCACCGACACGCCTTGA
- a CDS encoding aldehyde dehydrogenase family protein has product MATNVYIDGTWVPASGGVLPTHDPATEELLEEVGFADASDVDAAVAAARRAFEDPQWRSMPPARRARLLFDLADLIEAHAEELAVLETRDQGQPVGISRAVSVAGAAEHFRYYAGWVTKIEGTTVPVSFPDTLHYTRREPVGVCALITPWNFPLMILAWKLAPALATGNTVVVKPAEQTPLTSIRLVQLAERVGFPPGVINLVTGDGSTGAALAEHPGVDKVSFTGSTEVGRSIVRASAGNLKRVTLELGGKAPSIIAADADIDAAVAGNIAGSVLNSGQVCAAYTRFYVDRKREDEFVGKLAAGVSGMRLGPGLDESTQLGPLVSAEHLRSVEQLVATGPSEGAELVTGGQRAADRGWFFQPTVFAGVKDGMTIATKEIFGPVLSVLSYDDEDELASVIARANQTEYGLAATVWTKDLAVANRVAEGIRAGAIFINMPSIPDMAAPWGGFKASGWGREMGSYAIDAYTEVKGVWCHYGS; this is encoded by the coding sequence GTGGCGACCAACGTCTACATCGACGGGACCTGGGTGCCGGCATCGGGCGGCGTCCTCCCGACCCATGACCCAGCGACCGAGGAATTGCTGGAGGAGGTCGGCTTCGCCGACGCCTCCGACGTCGACGCCGCCGTCGCCGCCGCGCGGCGGGCCTTCGAGGACCCGCAGTGGCGGTCGATGCCGCCGGCACGGCGCGCCCGCCTCCTGTTCGACCTGGCCGACCTCATCGAGGCGCACGCCGAAGAGCTGGCCGTCCTGGAGACCCGGGACCAGGGCCAGCCGGTCGGCATCTCCCGCGCCGTGAGCGTCGCCGGGGCCGCCGAGCACTTCCGCTACTACGCCGGCTGGGTCACCAAGATCGAGGGCACCACCGTGCCGGTCTCGTTCCCGGACACGCTGCACTACACCCGCCGCGAGCCGGTCGGGGTCTGCGCGCTGATCACGCCGTGGAACTTCCCCCTCATGATCTTGGCGTGGAAGCTCGCCCCCGCGCTGGCCACGGGGAACACCGTGGTCGTCAAGCCGGCCGAGCAGACCCCGCTCACCTCCATCCGGCTGGTTCAGCTCGCCGAACGGGTGGGGTTCCCGCCCGGGGTGATCAACCTGGTCACCGGGGACGGCTCCACCGGGGCGGCGCTCGCCGAGCACCCGGGGGTGGACAAGGTGTCGTTCACCGGCTCGACCGAGGTCGGCCGCTCGATCGTGCGGGCCAGCGCCGGCAACCTCAAGCGGGTGACCCTGGAGCTCGGCGGCAAGGCTCCCTCGATCATCGCCGCCGACGCCGACATCGACGCCGCGGTCGCCGGGAACATCGCCGGAAGCGTCCTCAACAGCGGCCAGGTCTGCGCGGCCTACACCCGCTTCTACGTCGACCGCAAGCGCGAGGACGAGTTCGTCGGCAAGCTGGCCGCCGGGGTGAGCGGGATGCGCCTCGGACCCGGGCTGGACGAGTCCACCCAGCTCGGCCCGCTCGTCTCCGCCGAGCACCTGCGCTCGGTGGAGCAGCTGGTCGCCACGGGGCCGTCCGAGGGCGCCGAGCTCGTCACCGGCGGGCAGCGCGCGGCGGACCGGGGATGGTTCTTCCAGCCGACGGTCTTCGCCGGGGTGAAGGACGGGATGACGATCGCCACCAAGGAGATCTTCGGCCCGGTGCTGTCGGTGCTCTCCTACGACGACGAGGACGAACTGGCCTCGGTGATCGCCCGGGCCAACCAGACCGAGTACGGCCTGGCGGCGACGGTCTGGACCAAGGACCTCGCGGTGGCGAACCGGGTGGCCGAGGGCATCCGCGCGGGTGCGATCTTCATCAACATGCCGTCGATCCCGGACATGGCCGCCCCCTGGGGAGGGTTCAAGGCCAGCGGCTGGGGCCGGGAGATGGGGTCGTACGCGATCGACGCCTACACCGAGGTCAAGGGCGTCTGGTGCCACTACGGAAGCTGA
- a CDS encoding nuclear transport factor 2 family protein → MKNTDIVAAHYAASARGDLDGMLAPFAPGIRWTEAEGSLYAGTYVGPDAIVANVFAPIGEQFEGFTVEIDSLLDAGDQVVALGHYSGKHRGTGRALRARMVHVWGLDGGKVVAFEQIVDNAPFNAAVSG, encoded by the coding sequence GTGAAGAACACCGATATCGTCGCCGCCCACTACGCCGCGTCCGCACGGGGCGATCTCGACGGCATGCTCGCCCCGTTCGCGCCCGGCATCCGCTGGACCGAGGCCGAGGGGTCGCTCTACGCGGGCACCTACGTGGGGCCCGACGCGATCGTGGCGAACGTCTTCGCGCCGATCGGCGAGCAGTTCGAGGGGTTCACCGTCGAGATCGACAGCCTGCTCGACGCCGGTGACCAGGTGGTCGCGCTCGGCCACTACTCGGGAAAGCACCGGGGAACCGGCCGTGCCCTCCGGGCCCGCATGGTGCACGTGTGGGGGCTGGACGGCGGCAAGGTGGTGGCGTTCGAGCAGATCGTGGACAACGCGCCGTTCAACGCCGCCGTGTCGGGGTGA
- a CDS encoding helix-turn-helix domain-containing protein, which produces MTRASRSPLPVHVIEGGGVRDAPQFEIGPVLSHGPRETAAIPHRHEFLEILYVREGRGTHVIDGTAYPIAANRLYLVRRGQVHAWVTPEPLDGTVVVFDESFLAGPGAPGSVDFNQYPNMLCPDAGQIPRLEGLLAAMADEDAEGDDLADLIVRHLLSALLLLCQRFDGFHAPEGSRAGLSTELSVEFTKLVAERSSATLTVRSAAMRLGVTSGYLREVVVAQTGRTPGQIIRSAVLTEAQRLLANTDMTCAQVADRLGFEDASYFSRFFRREAGAPPSAYRKQAREKYQACLGA; this is translated from the coding sequence ATGACCAGAGCCTCTCGTTCGCCGCTTCCCGTCCACGTGATCGAGGGAGGAGGGGTGCGGGACGCGCCGCAGTTCGAGATCGGCCCCGTGCTCAGCCACGGACCGCGGGAGACCGCGGCGATCCCGCACCGGCACGAGTTCCTGGAGATCCTCTACGTCCGCGAGGGACGTGGGACGCACGTCATCGACGGCACGGCGTACCCGATCGCGGCGAACCGGCTGTACCTGGTCCGCCGGGGGCAGGTACACGCCTGGGTGACTCCGGAACCCCTGGACGGAACCGTGGTCGTCTTCGACGAGTCCTTTCTCGCGGGGCCGGGAGCGCCCGGTTCCGTGGACTTCAACCAGTACCCGAACATGCTGTGCCCCGACGCCGGGCAGATCCCGAGGCTCGAAGGACTGCTCGCGGCCATGGCCGACGAGGACGCCGAGGGTGACGACCTAGCGGACCTCATCGTCCGGCACCTGCTTTCCGCGCTGCTCCTGCTGTGCCAGCGGTTCGACGGTTTCCACGCGCCCGAGGGGTCGCGGGCCGGCCTCTCGACGGAACTGAGCGTGGAATTCACGAAACTCGTCGCAGAGCGGTCGTCGGCGACTCTCACGGTGCGGTCGGCCGCCATGCGCCTGGGGGTCACCTCGGGATATCTGCGTGAGGTGGTCGTCGCGCAGACCGGGCGGACACCGGGACAGATCATCCGCTCGGCGGTGCTGACCGAGGCGCAGCGTCTCCTCGCGAACACGGACATGACCTGCGCGCAGGTGGCGGATCGCCTGGGCTTCGAGGACGCCTCGTACTTCTCGCGCTTCTTCCGGCGCGAGGCCGGCGCGCCGCCGTCGGCGTACCGCAAACAGGCCCGCGAAAAGTACCAGGCTTGCCTCGGTGCATGA
- a CDS encoding ABC transporter permease gives MSTVSEVVDAVDLSPSTPDAPAPQRNRSGALRILRSGQVRLGCALVLLTMAFALIGPLLAPHDPGKSIALPYAGPGDGLPLGADQLGRDVLSRVLAGGFHLAWMAPAAAIAAVALGALVGIAAAFYGGMTDIILMRIMDVLLAFPALLFTLLFVSVIGPKPWLLVVLTAIGMTPGVARVIRGAARPLNDREYVMWSRTVGIPSRTILLRCFLPNVSSPLLVELGMRLMWSIGILAAISFLGYGIQPPAADWGLMISENRTGLANMPWAVLAPVACIVLFTIGGNLIAEGAARVIARTEGGRD, from the coding sequence GTGAGCACCGTGTCGGAAGTGGTCGATGCGGTCGACCTGAGTCCGAGCACCCCGGATGCCCCCGCGCCACAGCGGAACCGGTCCGGCGCGCTGCGGATCCTTCGCTCGGGACAGGTGCGGCTGGGATGCGCGCTCGTCCTGCTGACCATGGCCTTCGCCCTGATCGGGCCGCTGCTGGCGCCGCACGACCCGGGCAAGAGCATCGCGCTGCCCTACGCGGGGCCGGGCGACGGGCTGCCACTCGGCGCGGACCAGCTCGGACGCGACGTGCTGTCCCGCGTGCTGGCCGGTGGCTTCCACCTGGCGTGGATGGCTCCGGCGGCGGCGATCGCCGCGGTGGCCCTGGGCGCGCTGGTCGGCATCGCGGCCGCCTTCTACGGCGGCATGACGGACATCATCCTGATGCGGATCATGGACGTGCTGCTCGCGTTCCCCGCCCTGCTGTTCACGCTGCTCTTCGTCTCCGTGATCGGGCCCAAGCCGTGGCTGCTGGTGGTGCTGACGGCGATCGGCATGACGCCCGGCGTCGCGCGGGTGATCCGCGGCGCGGCGCGACCGCTCAACGACCGCGAGTACGTCATGTGGTCCCGTACCGTCGGGATCCCCTCCCGCACCATCCTGCTGCGCTGCTTCCTGCCCAACGTGTCCTCTCCTCTGCTGGTGGAGCTCGGGATGAGGTTGATGTGGTCGATCGGGATCCTCGCCGCGATCAGCTTCCTCGGCTACGGCATCCAGCCGCCGGCCGCGGACTGGGGCCTGATGATCAGCGAGAACCGGACCGGGCTGGCGAACATGCCGTGGGCCGTGCTGGCCCCGGTCGCCTGCATCGTGCTGTTCACGATCGGCGGCAACCTGATCGCCGAGGGCGCCGCCCGGGTGATCGCCAGGACCGAGGGAGGGCGTGACTGA
- a CDS encoding NUDIX domain-containing protein, which translates to MAIRNSHCSFCGAAYAPGLPWPRTCGECGNTGYLNPLPVAVMVLPVDDGVLVVRRDVEPRRGLLALPGGFIDIGESWQQAAVRELREETGVVVDAAGVRLLDAVSAPDGTVLIFGLGPRTTADALPPVVRTAETSEWLVLDGPRELAFPLHTQVAARYFGSGRSS; encoded by the coding sequence GTGGCGATCAGGAATTCCCACTGCTCCTTCTGCGGAGCGGCCTACGCGCCCGGTCTGCCCTGGCCGAGGACCTGCGGGGAGTGCGGCAACACCGGCTATCTCAACCCCCTGCCGGTCGCGGTCATGGTGCTTCCGGTGGACGACGGCGTTCTCGTGGTCCGCCGGGACGTCGAGCCGCGCCGCGGCCTGCTCGCCCTTCCCGGCGGCTTCATCGACATCGGCGAGTCGTGGCAGCAGGCCGCGGTGCGGGAGCTCCGCGAGGAGACGGGCGTCGTCGTCGACGCGGCCGGCGTGCGGCTGCTCGACGCGGTCAGCGCGCCCGACGGCACCGTGCTGATCTTCGGCCTCGGGCCGCGTACGACCGCGGACGCCCTTCCGCCCGTCGTGCGCACCGCGGAGACCAGCGAGTGGCTGGTGCTCGACGGCCCTCGGGAGCTGGCGTTCCCGCTGCACACGCAGGTCGCGGCCCGCTACTTCGGCTCCGGCCGATCGTCGTGA
- a CDS encoding GntR family transcriptional regulator → MARTARSSKVDQAYEIIKNRITDDTYGPGTRLVFDQVARDLDISAVPVREAVRRLEAEGWVTYQLNVGAQVASFDVEQYRAAMEALALLEGYATAAAVPHLDAQTLHKAHALNKKMRTSLTRFDPLAFTRLNHDFHELLCEKCPNLHVRGLLEREWQRLDLLRRTSFSMIPARAGESVDEHDTLLHLITSGADPTTIETFSRRHKLNTLRAVAQQP, encoded by the coding sequence ATGGCGCGAACGGCGCGTTCGTCCAAAGTCGACCAAGCCTACGAGATCATAAAGAACCGCATCACGGACGACACGTACGGGCCCGGCACCCGTCTCGTCTTCGACCAGGTGGCGCGCGACCTGGACATCAGTGCGGTCCCGGTCCGCGAGGCGGTCCGCCGGCTGGAGGCCGAAGGGTGGGTGACCTACCAACTCAACGTCGGCGCCCAGGTGGCCAGCTTCGACGTCGAGCAGTACCGCGCCGCCATGGAGGCCCTCGCCCTGCTGGAGGGCTACGCGACCGCCGCGGCCGTCCCGCACCTCGACGCCCAGACCCTGCACAAGGCGCACGCGCTCAACAAGAAGATGCGCACCAGCCTGACCCGCTTCGACCCCCTCGCCTTCACCCGCCTCAACCACGACTTCCATGAGCTGCTGTGCGAGAAATGCCCGAACCTCCACGTACGCGGCCTACTTGAACGAGAGTGGCAACGCCTCGACCTGCTCCGCCGAACCAGCTTCAGCATGATCCCCGCCCGCGCCGGCGAGTCAGTAGACGAACACGACACCCTCCTCCACCTGATCACCTCCGGCGCCGACCCCACGACGATCGAAACCTTCAGCCGCCGCCACAAACTCAACACCCTGCGCGCCGTGGCACAGCAGCCCTGA